From Solea senegalensis isolate Sse05_10M linkage group LG19, IFAPA_SoseM_1, whole genome shotgun sequence, the proteins below share one genomic window:
- the ush1ga gene encoding Usher syndrome type-1G protein homolog, with product MNDRYHKAARDGYLDLLKEATRKDLNAPDEDGMTPTLWAAYHGNLEALRLIVARGGNPDKCDIWGNTPLHLAAANGHLNCLFFLVSFGANIWCLDNDYHTPLDMSATKNHMDCVRYLDSIAAKQTGLNPKLVSKLKDRAFREAERRIKECMKMQKKHHKRMEQKFHREASEASASDVMSFSSYTGSSVSHKLRNFNAATVSVPYSQATFHATNRGKTKIQKKLEKRKQGDGTFKIYEDGRKSVRSLSGLQLGNDVMFVKQGTYVNPKDRGRRNIRDMFPRDSDDAISRAMSEPDLHGPDMDYSEISTDSGHDSLFNRPGLGTMVFRRNYLSGGMFDLGGRDEASGEMSVRLRSRLQQYPSQDQDSIGSARSLQERNVEDLPWDEVELGLDDDDEPETSSLEVFLATQSMSEFYSIFKREKIDLEALLLCSDFDLKSIHIPLGPRKKILDACKRRLETIEDPDCIEDTEL from the exons ATGAATGACAGGTACCACAAGGCGGCCCGGGACGGCTACCTGGACCTGCTCAAGGAGGCGACTCGGAAGGATCTCAACGCACCGGATGAGGATGGCATGACACCGACATTATGGGCTGCTTATCACGGCAACCTGGAGGCTCTGCGGCTCATCGTGGCGAGGGG AGGAAACCCTGACAAGTGTGACATATGGGGGAACACGCCACTCCACTTGGCGGCCGCCAACGGTCACCTCAACTGCCTCTTCTTCCTCGTGTCTTTTGGTGCCAACATATGGTGCCTGGACAACGACTACCACACGCCGTTGGACATGTCCGCCACAAAGAATCACATGGACTGCGTCCGCTACCTGGATTCCATCGCGGCCAAGCAGACGGGCCTCAACCCCAAGCTGGTGAGCAAGCTGAAGGATCGGGCGTTTCGTGAGGCCGAGCGGCGAATCAAAGAGTGTATGAAGATGCAGAAGAAACACCACAAACGCATGGAGCAAAAGTTTCACAGGGAGGCTTCTGAGGCCTCTGCATCTGACGTCATGAGTTTCTCCAGCTACACCGGCAGCTCTGTTAGCCATAAGTTGCGCAACTTCAATGCTGCTACTGTCAGTGTGCCATATTCACAG GCTACTTTCCATGCCACAAATCGAGGGAAGACAAAGATCcagaagaagctggagaagaggaaacaaggagaTGGGACTTTTAAAATCTATGAGGACGGAAGGAAGAGTGTGCGCTCCCTCTCTGGACTTCAGCTTGGCAACGATGTCATGTTTGTCAAACAGGGGACGTACGTGAACCCAAAGGACCGGGGCCGCCGCAACATCCGCGACATGTTCCCCAGAGACAGCGACGATGCCATTTCGCGTGCCATGAGCGAGCCCGATCTCCATGGGCCTGATATGGACTATTCTGAGATCAGCACTGACTCTGGACATGATTCCCTGTTCAACCGTCCTGGTTTGGGCACCATGGTGTTTCGGAGGAATTATTTGAGTGGGGGGATGTTTGACCTTGGTGGTCGGGATGAGGCCAGTGGAGAGATGTCAGTGAGATTACGCAGTCGACTACAGCAGTACCCGAGTCAAGACCAAGATAGCATTGGCAGTGCACGCAGCCTACAGGAGAGGAACGTAGAGGATCTGCCCTGGGATGAAGTCGAGTTAGggctggatgatgatgatgagcctGAAACGAGCTCTCTGGAAGTCTTCCTGGCCACACAGAGCATGAGCGAGTTTTACTCAAtatttaaaagagagaaaattgaCCTGGAAGCACTGCTCCTGTGCTCTGACTTTGATCTTAAGAGCATCCACATCCCCTTAGGGCCGAGGAAAAAAATCTTGGATGCCTGTAAGAGGCGGCTGGAGACGATAGAGGACCCCGACTGTATCGAGGACACAGAACTGTGA
- the LOC122785755 gene encoding proton channel OTOP2-like isoform X2, protein MCLNTGPPCHCLTEGNPCEPCRLTAKDKEMEEVEVHLSNNISATSQASVTCDTDLNVSHTAAGSKKSRNWGWIVSVVICINILLPGCALASGTAHNDIDIKTTDLQIFQIILIILTSTWMIYYSIFVARNENAVVFKDSHAGPIWLRGGLVLFGLLSIIMDIFKIASYVGYLHCDSGVKVAFPVVQFVFLLVQTCFFWLHAKDCVQLQRNLTRCGLMLTLSTNLVVWMTAVTEESVHHTTIPDYESNTTKLSGRNMYISKGYGDSSCKCSHTSCSIFKSAYYYLYPFNIEYSLFASAMAYVMWKNVGRVVDDHPHHKFKIHPKDAFLGPVTGVLIVIAGLATFIAYEMEMVNDSQDDSVKDRAMMMHFAMNIVIVTTMSVATVIGCVAYRADHREHNSDKNPTRNLDVGLLVGASLGQFIISYFTIIAMIETGAKGYLNRLNLTWAILMVIQLGLQNLFLIEGLHREPYHELLPVTVVSNPYVLQPGKDVSGHEESNMDKKAGEVTAEHIAHGHTTEHQHKLSWKRRVLKEVCAFLLLGNVILWIMPAFGARPQFDHDAETEFFTFDIWAAVVNVALPFGIFYRMHSVASLFEVFLTS, encoded by the exons ATGTGTCTAAACACGGGTCCTCCATGCCACTGTCTGACGGAGGGCAATCCTTGTGAACCATGCAGACTGACGGCCAAAGAcaaggagatggaggaggtcgAAGTCCATCTGTCCAATAACATCAGCGCAACGAGTCAAGCATCGGTCACGTGTGACACCGATCTGAACGTCTCTCACACCGCAGCTGGGAGCAAGAAGAGCCGAAACTGGGGATGGATAGTGTCTGTGGTCATCTGTATAAACATTTTGCTGCCGGGATGTGCCTTGGCCAGTGGCACTGCACACAACGACATTGACATCAAAACCACGGACCTGCAGATTTTCCAAATTATCCTTATCATCCTCACGTCCACCTGGATGATCTATTACTCCATCTTTGTGGCCAGGAATGaaaatgctgttgttttcaaGGATTCCCATGCTGGACCGATATGGCTCAGgg GGGGACTTGTGCTTTTTGGATTGTTGAGCATTATCATGGATATTTTCAAGATAGCCAGCTATGTGGGCTACCTCCACTGTGACTCTGGCGTTAAGGTTGCTTTCCCTGTGGTGCAATTCGTTTTTTTACTTGTGCAG ACATGCTTCTTTTGGCTCCATGCAAAGGACTGTGTGCAGCTGCAAAGGAATTTAACACG CTGTGGGCTGATGCTCACCCTCTCCACAAACCTGGTCGTGTGGATGACAGCGGTCACTGAGGAATCAGTTCACCATACAACCATTCCCGACTATGAGAGCAACACCACTAAACTCTCCGGAAGAAACATGTACATCAGTAAAG GTTATGGAGACAGCAGCTGCAAGTGCAGCCACACTTCATGTAGTATCTTCAAATCGGCCTACTACTATCTGTACCCTTTCAATATCGAGTACAGTCTCTTTGCTTCTGCCATGGCCTATGTCATGTGGAAAAATGTAGGCCGAGTAGTAGATGATCACCCCCATCACAAATTCAAAATTCATCCGAAAGATGCATTTCTTGGTCCTGTGACAGGAGTTCTCATAGTCATAGCAGGTCTGGCAACCTTTATAGCATATGAGATGGAGATGGTAAACGATAGCCAGGACGACAGTGTAAAAGACAGAGCCATGATGATGCACTTTGCCATGAACATAGTCATAGTCACCACGATGTCCGTCGCCACTGTGATCGGCTGTGTAGCCTACAGAGCAGACCACAGGGAGCATAATTCTGATAAAAATCCAACACGTAACTTGGATGTGGGGCTGCTGGTGGGAGCCTCACTGGGACAATTCATCATCAGCTATTTCACTATTATAGCCATGATAGAAACCGGAGCCAAAGGCTATTTAAATAGGCTTAATCTGACTTGGGCTATCCTGATGGTGATCCAGTTGGGCCTGCAGAACTTATTCTTAATCGAAGGCTTGCATCGGGAGCCCTACCATGAGCTGCTGCCAGTCACTGTGGTTTCAAATCCATATGTGCTGCAGCCAGGCAAAGATGTGAGCGGCCACGAGGAATCAAACATGGATAAAAAGGCCGGCGAAGTAACCGCAGAGCACATTGCGCACGGACACACGACCGAGCACCAACACAAACTGTCATGGAAGAGGCGGGTGTTAAAGGAGGTCTGTGCATTTCTGCTGCTGGGCAACGTCATT CTGTGGATCATGCCAGCATTCGGTGCTCGTCCTCAGTTCGACCACGACGCAGAAACGGAATTCTTCACCTTTGACATATGGGCGGCTGTCGTCAACGTTGCCCTTCCGTTTGGCATCTTTTACCGCATGCATTCAGTCGCCAGTCTGTTTGAGGTTTTTCTGACCTCGTAA
- the LOC122785755 gene encoding proton channel OTOP2-like isoform X1 → MCLNTGPPCHCLTEGNPCEPCRLTAKDKEMEEVEVHLSNNISATSQASVTCDTDLNVSHTAAGSKKSRNWGWIVSVVICINILLPGCALASGTAHNDIDIKTTDLQIFQIILIILTSTWMIYYSIFVARNENAVVFKDSHAGPIWLRGGLVLFGLLSIIMDIFKIASYVGYLHCDSGVKVAFPVVQFVFLLVQTCFFWLHAKDCVQLQRNLTRCGLMLTLSTNLVVWMTAVTEESVHHTTIPDYESNTTKLSGRNMYISKAGYGDSSCKCSHTSCSIFKSAYYYLYPFNIEYSLFASAMAYVMWKNVGRVVDDHPHHKFKIHPKDAFLGPVTGVLIVIAGLATFIAYEMEMVNDSQDDSVKDRAMMMHFAMNIVIVTTMSVATVIGCVAYRADHREHNSDKNPTRNLDVGLLVGASLGQFIISYFTIIAMIETGAKGYLNRLNLTWAILMVIQLGLQNLFLIEGLHREPYHELLPVTVVSNPYVLQPGKDVSGHEESNMDKKAGEVTAEHIAHGHTTEHQHKLSWKRRVLKEVCAFLLLGNVILWIMPAFGARPQFDHDAETEFFTFDIWAAVVNVALPFGIFYRMHSVASLFEVFLTS, encoded by the exons ATGTGTCTAAACACGGGTCCTCCATGCCACTGTCTGACGGAGGGCAATCCTTGTGAACCATGCAGACTGACGGCCAAAGAcaaggagatggaggaggtcgAAGTCCATCTGTCCAATAACATCAGCGCAACGAGTCAAGCATCGGTCACGTGTGACACCGATCTGAACGTCTCTCACACCGCAGCTGGGAGCAAGAAGAGCCGAAACTGGGGATGGATAGTGTCTGTGGTCATCTGTATAAACATTTTGCTGCCGGGATGTGCCTTGGCCAGTGGCACTGCACACAACGACATTGACATCAAAACCACGGACCTGCAGATTTTCCAAATTATCCTTATCATCCTCACGTCCACCTGGATGATCTATTACTCCATCTTTGTGGCCAGGAATGaaaatgctgttgttttcaaGGATTCCCATGCTGGACCGATATGGCTCAGgg GGGGACTTGTGCTTTTTGGATTGTTGAGCATTATCATGGATATTTTCAAGATAGCCAGCTATGTGGGCTACCTCCACTGTGACTCTGGCGTTAAGGTTGCTTTCCCTGTGGTGCAATTCGTTTTTTTACTTGTGCAG ACATGCTTCTTTTGGCTCCATGCAAAGGACTGTGTGCAGCTGCAAAGGAATTTAACACG CTGTGGGCTGATGCTCACCCTCTCCACAAACCTGGTCGTGTGGATGACAGCGGTCACTGAGGAATCAGTTCACCATACAACCATTCCCGACTATGAGAGCAACACCACTAAACTCTCCGGAAGAAACATGTACATCAGTAAAG CAGGTTATGGAGACAGCAGCTGCAAGTGCAGCCACACTTCATGTAGTATCTTCAAATCGGCCTACTACTATCTGTACCCTTTCAATATCGAGTACAGTCTCTTTGCTTCTGCCATGGCCTATGTCATGTGGAAAAATGTAGGCCGAGTAGTAGATGATCACCCCCATCACAAATTCAAAATTCATCCGAAAGATGCATTTCTTGGTCCTGTGACAGGAGTTCTCATAGTCATAGCAGGTCTGGCAACCTTTATAGCATATGAGATGGAGATGGTAAACGATAGCCAGGACGACAGTGTAAAAGACAGAGCCATGATGATGCACTTTGCCATGAACATAGTCATAGTCACCACGATGTCCGTCGCCACTGTGATCGGCTGTGTAGCCTACAGAGCAGACCACAGGGAGCATAATTCTGATAAAAATCCAACACGTAACTTGGATGTGGGGCTGCTGGTGGGAGCCTCACTGGGACAATTCATCATCAGCTATTTCACTATTATAGCCATGATAGAAACCGGAGCCAAAGGCTATTTAAATAGGCTTAATCTGACTTGGGCTATCCTGATGGTGATCCAGTTGGGCCTGCAGAACTTATTCTTAATCGAAGGCTTGCATCGGGAGCCCTACCATGAGCTGCTGCCAGTCACTGTGGTTTCAAATCCATATGTGCTGCAGCCAGGCAAAGATGTGAGCGGCCACGAGGAATCAAACATGGATAAAAAGGCCGGCGAAGTAACCGCAGAGCACATTGCGCACGGACACACGACCGAGCACCAACACAAACTGTCATGGAAGAGGCGGGTGTTAAAGGAGGTCTGTGCATTTCTGCTGCTGGGCAACGTCATT CTGTGGATCATGCCAGCATTCGGTGCTCGTCCTCAGTTCGACCACGACGCAGAAACGGAATTCTTCACCTTTGACATATGGGCGGCTGTCGTCAACGTTGCCCTTCCGTTTGGCATCTTTTACCGCATGCATTCAGTCGCCAGTCTGTTTGAGGTTTTTCTGACCTCGTAA
- the zgc:112148 gene encoding Golgi apparatus membrane protein TVP23 homolog B gives MLRQDSQDAPLFGEEHDHDSRRKSKIRHPLASFFHLFFRTSAILVYLLCDFISSRFIACMVAIILLLSCDFWTVKNVSGRLLVGLRWWNQVDEDGKSHWVFESKKMHSVNATSAESRIFWLGLVVCPIFWILMVVSAVFSLKIKWLAVVLMGLVLQWANLYGYVRCKLGGKSNLRSLAKDYIGLQIFKQAMKQRGSEGEEAK, from the exons ATGCTGCGACAG gaCTCTCAGGACGCCCCACTTTTCGGCGAAGAGCACGACCACGACAGTCGGAGGAAGTCGAAAATTAG GCATCCTCTGGCTTCGTTCTTCCACCTGTTCTTCCGAACAAGTGCCATTTTGGTGTACTTGTTGTGTGACTTCATTAGCAGCCGTTTCATTGCCTGTATGGTCGCCATCATTCTGCTGCTGTCATGTGACTTCTGGACTGTCAAG AATGTATCTGGCAGGTTGTTGGTTGGCCTTCGCTGGTGGAATCAAGTGGATGAAGATGGAAAGAGCCACTGGGTGTTTGAGTCAAAGAAG ATGCACAGTGTGAACGCCACCAGCGCTGAGTCACGGATCTTCTGGCTTGGGCTCGTCGTGTGCCCCATCTTCTGGATCCTCATGGTGGTCAGCGCCGTCTTCTCCTTAAAAATTAAATGGctg GCTGTCGTGTTGATGGGCTTGGTTTTACAATGGGCCAACTTGTATGGTTATGTCAGATGCAAGCTGGGTGGAAAGTCCAACCTGAGAAGTTTGGCGAAGGACTACATTGGTCTTCAGATTTTTAAACAG GCAATGAAGCAGAGGGGCTCTGAAGGTGAAGAGGCTAAGTGA